One window of the Shimwellia blattae DSM 4481 = NBRC 105725 genome contains the following:
- the selD gene encoding selenide, water dikinase SelD: MSEHSEDQDNVRLTQYSHGAGCGCKISPKVLEEILHSEQAKFVDPNLLVGNETSDDAAVYDLGNGTCIISTTDFFMPIVDDAFDFGRIAATNAISDIYAMGGKPIMAIAILGWPVNVLAPEIARKVIEGGRFACRQAGIALAGGHSIDSPEPIFGLAVTGVVPTERIKKNSTAQAGCKLYLTKPLGIGVLTTAEKKSLLLPEHQGLATEVMCRMNIAGADFAAIDGVKAMTDVTGFGLLGHLSEVCRGAGVQALVRYQDVPKLPGVEAYIAQGSVPGGSARNFASYGYLMGDMPQAWRDLLCDPQTSGGLLLAVTPEAEADVQAAAAQHGITLTAIGELRTARGGRPMIEIV; this comes from the coding sequence ATGAGTGAGCATTCTGAAGACCAGGATAATGTACGTTTAACCCAGTACAGCCACGGAGCAGGTTGCGGTTGTAAAATTTCGCCCAAAGTGCTGGAGGAGATCCTGCACAGCGAGCAGGCGAAGTTTGTCGACCCGAACCTGTTAGTGGGCAATGAGACCAGCGACGACGCGGCGGTCTACGATCTGGGGAACGGCACATGTATTATCAGCACCACGGACTTTTTTATGCCGATTGTGGATGATGCCTTCGATTTTGGCCGGATTGCTGCCACTAACGCCATCAGCGACATTTACGCCATGGGCGGTAAGCCCATTATGGCGATTGCTATCCTCGGCTGGCCGGTGAATGTGCTGGCGCCGGAGATTGCCCGCAAAGTGATTGAGGGCGGGCGCTTTGCCTGCCGCCAGGCGGGCATTGCGCTGGCCGGTGGTCACTCCATTGACTCGCCGGAGCCGATTTTCGGCCTTGCGGTTACCGGGGTGGTCCCGACGGAGCGCATCAAGAAAAACAGCACCGCGCAGGCAGGCTGCAAACTGTATCTCACCAAACCGCTGGGCATTGGCGTGCTGACTACGGCGGAGAAAAAATCGCTGCTGCTCCCGGAACACCAGGGGCTGGCGACGGAAGTCATGTGCCGGATGAACATCGCCGGTGCCGACTTTGCCGCCATTGATGGCGTTAAAGCGATGACGGACGTGACCGGCTTTGGCCTGCTGGGCCACCTGAGCGAAGTGTGCCGCGGTGCCGGTGTGCAGGCCCTGGTGCGCTACCAGGATGTCCCGAAACTGCCGGGGGTTGAGGCGTATATTGCCCAGGGCTCCGTGCCCGGCGGCAGTGCGCGCAACTTTGCCAGCTATGGCTACCTGATGGGCGATATGCCGCAGGCCTGGCGCGATCTGTTGTGCGATCCCCAGACGTCCGGCGGCCTGCTGCTGGCGGTCACGCCGGAGGCCGAAGCCGACGTTCAGGCGGCCGCAGCGCAGCACGGCATCACGCTGACGGCGATTGGCGAGCTGCGCACTGCCCGCGGCGGACGACCGATGATCGAGATAGTCTGA
- a CDS encoding NAD(P)H nitroreductase has translation MDALELLVQRRSASRLTEPAPQGDVLQNILRAALRAPDHGSLQPWRFTLIEGEGRERFSQLLAQAAREAGEDDKHIEKARTAPFRAPLIITVVAHCETHHKVPVWEQQMSAGCAVMAMQMAAQAQGFNGIWRSGVLTDNPLVRDAFGCRPQDKIVGFLYLGTPQLKASATVAAVDPAPFVRRF, from the coding sequence ATGGATGCACTTGAATTACTGGTTCAGCGCCGCAGCGCATCAAGACTGACAGAACCGGCCCCGCAGGGGGATGTCCTGCAAAATATTTTACGCGCCGCCCTGCGTGCGCCGGACCACGGTAGCCTGCAGCCCTGGCGTTTTACCCTGATTGAAGGTGAAGGGCGCGAGCGCTTCAGCCAGTTGCTGGCCCAGGCGGCCCGGGAGGCCGGTGAAGACGACAAACACATCGAAAAAGCCCGCACGGCGCCGTTTCGCGCCCCGCTGATTATCACCGTCGTGGCTCACTGCGAAACCCACCATAAAGTTCCGGTCTGGGAGCAGCAGATGAGCGCCGGGTGTGCCGTTATGGCGATGCAGATGGCCGCACAGGCCCAGGGGTTCAACGGTATCTGGCGCAGCGGCGTACTGACAGATAACCCCCTGGTGCGCGACGCCTTCGGCTGCCGCCCGCAGGATAAAATTGTCGGCTTCCTGTATCTGGGTACGCCGCAACTGAAAGCGTCAGCCACGGTTGCGGCGGTCGATCCCGCGCCGTTTGTCCGCCGGTTCTGA
- the sppA gene encoding signal peptide peptidase SppA, whose product MRTLWRYISAFFKWTWRLLSFIRSLVFNLIFLILVLVAAGIWMQAGSPAPETARGALLLDITGVVVDKPSVSNKLGIIGRQLFGSSTDKLQENSLFDIVDAIRQAKDDRNITGLVLDLKNFAGGDQPSMQYIGKALREFRDSGKPVYASGDSYSQGQYYLASFASKIWLSPQGTVDLHGFATNGLYYKSLLDKLKVSTHVFRVGTYKSAVEPFIRDDMSPAAREADSRWIGELWQNYLSTIAANRQITTQQLFPGAQAMLAGLQKLSGDTARYALDNKLVDALATPAQVEKALTEKFGWNKKDKAFQAVSIYDYAVKPRAQQSSTIAVIYASGAILDGEETPGNVGGDTTAHQIREARLDPAVKAIVLRVNSPGGSVNASEIIREELEAAREAGKPVVVSMGGLAASGGYWISTPANYIVASPSTLTGSIGIFGVVNTLENSLREIGVNTDGVSTSPLADISATKALPVEVQQMIQLSIENGYQRFINLVAKSRNKTPEQIDQIAQGHVWTGQDAKNNGLVDSLGDFDDAVAKAAELAKLKTWSLSYYQGETSMLDMVFSSLNGSVRAMLPQALSAALPAPLAQAASAVKSESDKLTLFNDPRDRYAYCLNCADIK is encoded by the coding sequence ATGCGTACCCTCTGGCGTTACATCAGCGCATTTTTTAAATGGACATGGCGTCTGCTCAGTTTCATTCGCTCCCTGGTCTTTAACCTTATCTTTCTGATTCTGGTTCTGGTGGCTGCCGGGATCTGGATGCAGGCCGGTTCGCCTGCGCCGGAAACGGCCCGCGGCGCCCTGCTGCTGGACATTACCGGTGTGGTAGTGGATAAGCCATCGGTCAGCAACAAGCTGGGGATCATTGGCCGCCAGCTGTTTGGCTCCAGCACCGACAAGCTCCAGGAAAACTCTCTGTTTGATATTGTCGATGCCATTCGCCAGGCGAAGGACGACCGCAATATCACCGGGCTGGTACTGGATCTGAAAAACTTTGCCGGGGGCGATCAGCCTTCCATGCAGTATATCGGCAAGGCGCTGCGCGAATTCCGCGACAGCGGTAAACCGGTCTATGCCTCCGGAGACAGCTACAGCCAGGGGCAATATTACCTGGCAAGTTTCGCCAGTAAAATCTGGCTTTCCCCCCAGGGCACCGTGGATCTGCATGGCTTTGCCACTAACGGCCTCTATTATAAGTCGCTGCTGGATAAGCTGAAAGTCTCCACCCATGTGTTCCGGGTAGGCACCTACAAATCTGCCGTAGAGCCGTTTATCCGTGACGATATGTCACCGGCGGCCCGGGAGGCAGACAGCCGCTGGATAGGCGAGCTGTGGCAGAACTATCTGTCCACCATTGCCGCGAACCGCCAGATAACCACCCAGCAGCTGTTCCCGGGTGCCCAGGCCATGCTCGCCGGGTTACAGAAGCTGTCCGGCGATACTGCCCGCTATGCTCTGGACAATAAACTGGTGGATGCCCTGGCAACACCGGCCCAGGTCGAAAAAGCCCTGACGGAAAAATTTGGCTGGAACAAGAAAGATAAAGCCTTCCAGGCCGTCAGTATTTATGACTACGCCGTCAAACCCCGGGCGCAGCAGTCTTCCACTATCGCGGTGATTTATGCCAGCGGCGCCATTCTTGATGGCGAGGAAACGCCGGGGAATGTGGGGGGCGATACCACTGCCCACCAGATCCGCGAAGCGCGCCTTGATCCGGCGGTAAAAGCCATTGTGCTGCGGGTTAACAGCCCCGGCGGCAGTGTCAACGCCTCAGAAATTATCCGCGAAGAGCTGGAAGCCGCCCGGGAAGCGGGCAAACCGGTGGTGGTTTCCATGGGGGGGCTGGCTGCCTCCGGCGGTTACTGGATCTCCACCCCGGCTAACTACATTGTGGCAAGCCCCAGCACCCTGACGGGCTCTATTGGTATCTTCGGGGTGGTTAACACCCTGGAAAACAGCCTGCGGGAGATTGGGGTCAACACGGACGGGGTATCCACCTCACCGCTGGCGGATATCAGCGCCACCAAAGCGCTGCCGGTAGAAGTTCAGCAGATGATCCAGCTGTCTATTGAAAACGGCTACCAGCGCTTTATTAACCTGGTGGCGAAGTCACGTAATAAAACCCCGGAGCAGATAGACCAGATAGCCCAGGGCCACGTGTGGACCGGCCAGGACGCCAAAAACAACGGTCTGGTAGACAGCCTGGGTGACTTTGACGACGCGGTGGCAAAAGCCGCTGAGCTGGCAAAACTGAAAACCTGGTCCCTGTCTTACTACCAGGGTGAGACGTCGATGCTGGATATGGTGTTCAGTAGCCTGAATGGCTCCGTGCGCGCCATGTTGCCCCAGGCGCTCAGCGCTGCCTTACCGGCACCGCTGGCGCAGGCGGCCAGTGCGGTCAAAAGCGAGAGTGATAAACTCACCCTGTTTAACGACCCGCGCGATCGCTATGCCTACTGCCTTAACTGTGCGGATATCAAATAA
- the ansA gene encoding asparaginase, giving the protein MEKKSIYVAYTGGTIGMQRSDHGYVPVSGHLQRQLALMPEFHRPEMPDFTIHEYQPLMDSSDMTPQDWQHIADDIRANYDDYDGFVILHGTDTMAFTASALSFMLENLGKPVIVTGSQIPLAELRSDGQINLLNALFVAANYPVNEVTLFFNNRLYRGNRTTKAHADGFDAFDSPNLPPLLEAGIHIRRLNTPPAPAHSGALIVHPITPQPIGVVTIYPGISADVVRNFVRQPVRALILRSYGVGNAPQQPAFLATLTEACQRGIIVVNLTQCISGKVNMGGYATGNALARAGVISGYDMTVEAALTKLHYLFSRGLSVDQIRQAMTTNLRGELTPDD; this is encoded by the coding sequence ATGGAAAAAAAATCCATTTATGTCGCCTATACCGGCGGCACCATCGGTATGCAGCGCTCTGATCACGGCTACGTACCCGTATCCGGCCATTTACAGCGCCAGCTGGCGCTGATGCCGGAATTTCACCGCCCGGAAATGCCGGATTTCACCATTCACGAGTACCAGCCGCTGATGGACTCATCCGATATGACGCCGCAGGACTGGCAGCATATTGCCGATGATATCCGGGCCAACTATGACGATTACGACGGTTTCGTGATCCTCCACGGCACGGACACCATGGCTTTTACCGCCTCGGCGCTCTCTTTTATGCTGGAGAACCTCGGCAAACCGGTGATTGTGACCGGCTCACAAATCCCCCTGGCAGAGCTGCGCTCCGACGGGCAAATCAACCTGCTCAATGCGCTGTTCGTGGCGGCCAACTACCCGGTTAACGAAGTGACCCTGTTTTTTAATAACCGCCTGTACCGGGGTAACCGCACCACCAAAGCCCACGCGGACGGTTTTGACGCCTTTGATTCGCCAAATCTGCCGCCGCTTCTGGAGGCGGGGATCCACATCCGCCGTTTAAATACCCCCCCGGCACCGGCCCACAGCGGCGCGCTGATCGTCCACCCGATCACCCCACAGCCTATCGGGGTGGTGACTATTTACCCCGGGATCTCTGCCGATGTGGTGCGCAACTTTGTGCGCCAGCCGGTACGGGCACTGATCCTGCGCTCTTACGGGGTGGGGAATGCGCCCCAGCAGCCGGCCTTCCTCGCCACCCTGACAGAAGCCTGCCAGCGCGGGATAATCGTGGTGAACCTGACTCAGTGCATCTCCGGCAAGGTCAATATGGGCGGGTACGCCACCGGCAACGCCCTCGCCCGGGCGGGGGTTATCAGCGGTTACGATATGACGGTTGAAGCCGCCCTGACCAAACTGCACTACCTGTTCAGCCGCGGGCTGAGCGTGGATCAGATTCGCCAGGCCATGACCACGAATTTGCGCGGCGAACTCACCCCGGACGACTGA
- the pncA gene encoding bifunctional nicotinamidase/pyrazinamidase, with amino-acid sequence MKQTALLLVDLQNDFCAGGALAVPRGDETIPVANRLIAAFTGQNAPVIATRDWHPAGHGSFASTHQTTPYTRGELDGLPQTWWPDHCIQHSPGAQLHPLLNGSAVTVTIDKGQDPQIDSYSGFFDNGHRQQTGLSDWLTRHQINHLVVLGLATDYCVKFTVLDALALHYGVDVITDGCRGVNIAPEDSALAFQEMAAAGATLYTLADWLDTHPAC; translated from the coding sequence ATGAAACAGACTGCTTTACTGCTGGTTGATTTACAGAATGACTTTTGTGCCGGAGGGGCGCTGGCCGTTCCCCGGGGCGATGAGACTATCCCGGTCGCCAACCGGCTTATTGCGGCGTTCACCGGGCAAAATGCCCCGGTGATTGCAACCCGCGACTGGCACCCGGCGGGCCACGGCAGCTTTGCCAGCACCCACCAGACTACGCCATACACCCGGGGCGAGCTCGACGGCCTGCCCCAGACATGGTGGCCGGATCACTGTATTCAGCACAGCCCCGGCGCGCAACTGCACCCGCTGCTGAACGGGTCAGCAGTCACGGTCACGATAGATAAAGGCCAGGATCCGCAAATCGACAGCTACAGCGGCTTTTTTGATAACGGCCACCGCCAGCAGACCGGGCTCAGCGACTGGCTGACCCGACACCAGATAAACCACCTGGTGGTGCTCGGGCTGGCAACGGACTACTGCGTGAAATTTACCGTGCTCGACGCTCTGGCGCTGCACTACGGGGTCGACGTAATAACCGACGGTTGCCGGGGGGTGAATATCGCCCCTGAGGACAGCGCGCTGGCCTTTCAGGAGATGGCCGCCGCCGGGGCGACCCTGTATACCCTTGCCGACTGGCTGGACACCCACCCCGCCTGCTGA
- a CDS encoding YeaC family protein → MNIDDMIASLTPDIYQRLVTAVELGKWPDGVALTPEQKENCLQLVMLWQSRNNHEAQHMTLNTRGQIEMKSKQQLKAEFGGAPSPIATLKPQ, encoded by the coding sequence GTGAATATCGACGATATGATTGCTTCTCTGACTCCGGACATCTATCAGCGTCTGGTCACCGCCGTAGAGCTGGGAAAATGGCCCGACGGGGTCGCCCTGACCCCGGAGCAGAAAGAGAACTGCCTGCAACTGGTGATGCTGTGGCAAAGCCGCAATAACCACGAGGCCCAGCATATGACGCTGAACACCCGGGGCCAGATTGAAATGAAAAGTAAGCAGCAGCTGAAGGCGGAATTCGGTGGGGCGCCATCGCCTATTGCCACCCTGAAACCGCAATAA
- the msrB gene encoding peptide-methionine (R)-S-oxide reductase MsrB, with the protein MSRFEPPENLKKTLSDVQFYVTQQRGTEAPFSGRLLHNRRDGLYHCLVCGAPLFTSQSKFDAGCGWPSFFEPAGADAIRYLEDNSHGMRRVEIRCANCDAHLGHVFPDGPQPTGERYCVNSAALSFTDSADGEKING; encoded by the coding sequence ATGAGCCGATTCGAACCCCCTGAAAATTTAAAGAAAACCCTGAGCGATGTGCAGTTTTATGTCACCCAGCAGCGCGGTACAGAAGCGCCTTTTAGCGGGCGTTTGTTACACAACAGGCGCGACGGGCTCTACCACTGCCTGGTGTGCGGGGCGCCGCTGTTTACCTCACAAAGTAAATTCGACGCCGGTTGCGGCTGGCCGAGCTTTTTTGAGCCTGCGGGGGCAGATGCTATCCGCTATCTGGAGGATAACTCGCACGGTATGCGGCGGGTGGAGATTCGCTGTGCGAACTGTGACGCCCACTTAGGGCACGTATTCCCGGATGGCCCACAGCCCACCGGCGAGCGGTATTGTGTTAACTCCGCCGCGCTCAGTTTTACTGACAGCGCCGACGGTGAGAAAATCAATGGCTGA
- the gapA gene encoding glyceraldehyde-3-phosphate dehydrogenase yields the protein MTIKVGINGFGRIGRIVFRAAQERSDIEIVAINDLLDAEYMAYMLKYDSTHGRFNGTVEVKDGHLIVNGKKIRVTAERDPANLKWNEAGVEVVAEATGLFLTDETARKHITAGAKKVVMTGPSKDSTPMFVRGANFDTYAGQDIVSNASCTTNCLAPLAKVVNDNFGIVEALMTTVHATTATQKTVDGPSHKDWRGGRGASQNIIPSSTGAAKAVGKVLPELNGKLTGMAFRVPTPNVSVVDLTVRLAKPATYEEIKKAMKAASEGAMKGVLGYTEDDVVSTDFNGETCTSVFDAKAGIALNDNFVKLVSWYDNETGYSHKVLDLIAHISK from the coding sequence ATGACTATCAAAGTAGGTATCAACGGTTTTGGCCGTATCGGTCGCATTGTTTTCCGTGCTGCTCAGGAACGTTCTGACATCGAGATCGTTGCAATCAACGACCTGTTAGACGCTGAATACATGGCTTACATGCTGAAATATGACTCCACTCACGGCCGTTTCAACGGTACCGTTGAAGTGAAAGACGGTCATCTGATCGTTAACGGTAAAAAAATCCGTGTTACCGCTGAACGTGACCCGGCTAACCTGAAGTGGAACGAAGCAGGCGTTGAAGTTGTTGCTGAAGCAACTGGCCTGTTCCTGACCGACGAGACTGCCCGTAAACACATCACCGCTGGCGCGAAAAAAGTGGTTATGACTGGTCCGTCTAAAGACAGCACCCCGATGTTCGTTCGCGGCGCTAACTTCGACACCTACGCAGGCCAGGACATCGTGTCCAACGCTTCCTGCACCACCAACTGCCTGGCTCCGCTGGCAAAAGTGGTTAACGATAACTTCGGTATCGTTGAAGCGCTGATGACCACTGTTCACGCAACCACCGCTACTCAGAAAACCGTTGATGGCCCGTCTCACAAAGACTGGCGCGGCGGCCGCGGCGCATCCCAGAACATCATCCCGTCCTCTACCGGTGCTGCTAAAGCAGTAGGTAAAGTGCTGCCGGAACTGAACGGCAAACTGACTGGTATGGCGTTCCGCGTTCCGACTCCGAACGTATCTGTTGTTGACCTGACTGTACGTCTGGCTAAACCAGCAACTTACGAAGAAATCAAGAAAGCCATGAAAGCCGCTTCTGAAGGCGCAATGAAAGGCGTTCTGGGTTACACCGAAGACGACGTTGTATCTACCGATTTCAACGGCGAAACCTGCACTTCCGTGTTCGATGCCAAAGCCGGTATCGCACTGAACGACAACTTCGTGAAACTGGTTTCCTGGTACGACAACGAAACTGGCTACTCTCACAAAGTTCTGGATCTGATTGCTCACATCTCCAAATAA
- a CDS encoding D-hexose-6-phosphate mutarotase — protein MIKSIFALPVLEKITPSLSRCRKDELDVIVVDHPAVRASVALQGAHLLSWQPAGEKDVLWLSGNTPFQKGVAIRGGVPVCWPWFGPAAQPDLPAHGFARNLPWTLINHSEDASGVVLTFELRSSEDSHRYWPHDFTLTAQYKLGATCEMTLGAHGNFTTTSALHTYFNVGDISTVSVSGLGDRYIDKVNNAQIGSLADGIQTFPDRTDRVYLNANSLSVIQDPSLGRTIEVEHRHNLNVVGWNPGPALSASMTDMPDDGYKTFVCVESAVATEPQKVTAAHPSLLTQIIRVVKN, from the coding sequence ATGATTAAATCAATTTTTGCACTACCGGTTCTGGAAAAAATCACCCCGTCCCTGTCGCGCTGCCGCAAAGACGAGCTGGATGTCATTGTGGTGGATCACCCGGCAGTACGCGCCTCTGTTGCACTGCAGGGCGCCCATCTGCTGAGCTGGCAGCCTGCCGGTGAAAAAGACGTGCTCTGGCTCAGCGGCAACACGCCGTTTCAGAAAGGGGTTGCCATCCGCGGTGGTGTACCCGTGTGCTGGCCGTGGTTTGGCCCGGCGGCACAGCCTGATCTGCCCGCCCACGGATTTGCCCGCAACCTGCCCTGGACGCTGATCAATCACAGCGAAGACGCCAGCGGCGTAGTGCTGACCTTCGAATTACGCAGCAGTGAAGATTCCCACCGCTACTGGCCACACGATTTTACCCTCACCGCCCAGTACAAACTGGGGGCAACCTGTGAAATGACCCTTGGCGCACACGGCAATTTCACCACCACCAGCGCCCTGCACACCTACTTCAATGTGGGCGATATCAGTACCGTTTCAGTCAGTGGCCTGGGCGATCGCTATATCGATAAGGTGAATAATGCGCAAATCGGCAGCCTGGCAGACGGCATTCAGACCTTCCCGGACCGTACTGACCGGGTCTATCTGAACGCAAACAGCCTCAGCGTTATCCAGGATCCGAGCCTTGGCCGCACTATCGAGGTGGAGCATCGCCATAATCTGAACGTGGTGGGCTGGAACCCGGGCCCGGCACTGTCTGCCAGCATGACGGATATGCCGGACGACGGTTATAAAACCTTTGTCTGTGTGGAGAGCGCCGTCGCTACCGAGCCCCAGAAAGTGACTGCCGCACACCCCTCCCTGCTGACCCAGATTATCCGCGTAGTAAAAAACTAA
- a CDS encoding MipA/OmpV family protein — translation MTRLTRLIAGGLLASVASVACAQGPWTVGAGVGIIENAYKSYDNDVWPVPVIGYEGDSVWFKGLGGGYYLWNDKSDKLSVMAYYSPQYFRPKDSDNRQLRQLDHRRSTVMAGLSYTHNTPYGFLRTSLAGDVLDNSNGIIWDTAWLYRYDSGSWVVTPGIGVTWNSENQNRYYYGVSHAESRHSGLKHYNPDSSWNPYLELTVNYRLTSDWNLYGTGRYTHLSDEQKDSPMVGKSWTGILSTGVTYSF, via the coding sequence GTGACCAGATTAACGCGTTTAATTGCCGGTGGGCTGCTTGCCTCTGTGGCTTCTGTGGCCTGTGCGCAGGGCCCGTGGACAGTGGGTGCCGGGGTCGGCATTATCGAGAATGCTTATAAATCTTATGATAATGACGTCTGGCCGGTGCCGGTTATTGGCTATGAGGGGGATAGCGTCTGGTTTAAGGGGTTAGGCGGGGGCTATTACCTGTGGAATGATAAGAGCGATAAATTGTCGGTGATGGCCTATTATTCACCCCAGTATTTCCGCCCGAAAGACAGCGATAACCGCCAGCTGCGCCAGCTGGATCACCGCCGCAGCACGGTGATGGCGGGCCTCTCTTATACCCACAATACGCCTTATGGCTTCCTGCGCACTTCGCTTGCCGGCGATGTTCTGGATAACAGCAACGGGATTATCTGGGATACAGCATGGCTGTATCGCTATGACAGCGGTAGCTGGGTGGTGACCCCGGGCATTGGTGTCACCTGGAACAGTGAAAATCAGAACCGCTACTATTACGGGGTCAGCCATGCGGAATCCCGCCACAGCGGCCTGAAACACTACAACCCGGACAGCAGCTGGAACCCGTATCTGGAGCTGACGGTCAATTACCGGCTGACCAGCGACTGGAACCTGTACGGCACCGGGCGCTATACCCACCTGAGCGATGAGCAAAAAGACAGCCCGATGGTCGGGAAATCCTGGACGGGTATTTTGTCGACCGGGGTAACGTACTCTTTCTGA
- the yeaG gene encoding protein kinase YeaG translates to MNIFDHYRQRYEAAKDEEFTLQEFLTICRQDRSAYANAAERLLMAIGEPVMVDTAQEPRLSRLFSNRVVARYPAFEEFYGMEEAIEQIVSYLKHAAQGLEEKKQILYLLGPVGGGKSSLAERLKSLMQRVPIYVLSANGERSPVNDHPLCLFNPQEDAQILEKEYGVPNRYLGTIMSPWAAKRLHEFGGDITKFRVVKVWPSILEQIAIAKTEPGDENNQDISALVGKVDIRKLEHFAQNDPDAYGYSGALCRANQGIMEFVEMFKAPIKVLHPLLTATQEGNYNGTEGISALPFSGIILAHSNESEWVTFRNNKNNEAFLDRVYIVKVPYCLRISEEIRIYEKLLNHSELTHAPCAPGTLETLARFSILSRLKEPENSSMYSKMRVYDGESLKDTDPKAKSYQEYRDYAGVDEGMNGLSTRFAFKILSRVFNFDHAEVAANPVHLFYVLEQQIEREQFPQEQAERYLEFLKGYLIPKYAEFIGKEIQTAYLESYSEYGQNIFDRYVTYADFWIQDQEYRDPDTGQLFDRESLNAELEKIEKPAGISNPKDFRNEIVNFVLRARANNNGRNPLWTSYEKLRTVIEKKMFSNTEELLPVISFNAKTSTDEQKKHDDFVDRMMEKGYTRKQVRLLCEWYLRVRKSS, encoded by the coding sequence ATGAATATATTCGATCACTATCGCCAGCGTTATGAAGCTGCCAAGGACGAAGAGTTCACACTGCAGGAATTTCTTACCATTTGTCGGCAAGATCGCAGTGCATATGCCAACGCGGCAGAACGGCTACTGATGGCCATTGGTGAGCCAGTGATGGTGGATACTGCCCAGGAACCACGGTTGTCCCGTCTCTTTTCGAACCGGGTCGTTGCCCGCTACCCCGCTTTTGAAGAGTTCTATGGTATGGAAGAAGCCATAGAGCAGATTGTCTCCTACCTGAAACACGCCGCCCAGGGGCTGGAAGAGAAGAAACAGATCCTCTACCTGCTGGGGCCGGTAGGCGGCGGTAAGTCCTCACTGGCCGAGCGCCTGAAATCGCTGATGCAGCGCGTGCCTATTTATGTGCTCAGCGCTAACGGCGAGCGCAGCCCGGTGAACGACCATCCCCTGTGCCTGTTTAACCCGCAGGAAGACGCCCAGATTCTGGAAAAAGAGTATGGCGTCCCCAACCGCTACCTGGGGACCATTATGTCCCCCTGGGCGGCGAAGCGGCTGCACGAGTTTGGTGGCGACATCACCAAATTCCGGGTGGTGAAAGTCTGGCCGTCGATTCTTGAGCAGATTGCCATTGCCAAAACCGAGCCCGGTGATGAAAACAACCAGGATATCTCCGCCCTGGTGGGTAAGGTGGATATCCGTAAGCTGGAGCACTTCGCCCAGAACGATCCGGATGCCTACGGCTACTCCGGCGCCCTGTGCCGGGCAAACCAGGGGATCATGGAATTTGTCGAGATGTTTAAAGCGCCGATCAAGGTGCTGCACCCGCTGCTGACCGCCACCCAGGAGGGGAACTATAACGGTACGGAGGGGATCTCTGCCCTGCCCTTCAGCGGCATTATTCTGGCCCACTCCAACGAATCTGAATGGGTCACCTTCCGCAACAACAAAAACAACGAGGCGTTCCTTGACCGTGTGTATATCGTCAAGGTGCCGTACTGCCTGCGGATCTCTGAGGAAATCCGCATCTATGAAAAACTGCTGAACCACAGTGAGCTGACCCACGCCCCCTGCGCGCCGGGCACCCTGGAAACCCTGGCGCGCTTCTCTATTCTCTCGCGCCTGAAGGAGCCGGAAAACTCCAGCATGTACTCGAAGATGCGGGTCTACGATGGCGAGAGCCTGAAAGACACCGATCCTAAAGCGAAATCCTACCAGGAGTACCGGGACTACGCCGGGGTCGATGAGGGCATGAACGGGTTATCCACCCGCTTTGCCTTTAAGATCCTCTCCCGGGTGTTCAACTTTGACCACGCCGAAGTGGCGGCAAACCCGGTGCACCTGTTCTACGTGCTGGAGCAGCAGATCGAACGTGAGCAGTTCCCCCAGGAGCAGGCCGAGCGCTACCTGGAGTTCCTCAAAGGCTACCTGATCCCGAAATACGCCGAATTTATTGGCAAAGAGATTCAGACGGCCTATCTGGAGTCGTACTCCGAGTACGGGCAGAACATTTTCGATCGCTACGTCACCTACGCGGACTTCTGGATCCAGGACCAGGAATACCGGGATCCGGATACCGGCCAGCTGTTTGACCGGGAATCACTGAACGCCGAACTGGAGAAAATTGAAAAACCCGCCGGGATCAGCAACCCGAAAGACTTCCGTAATGAGATAGTCAATTTCGTGCTGCGCGCCCGGGCCAATAACAATGGCCGTAACCCGCTGTGGACCAGCTATGAGAAGCTGCGCACCGTTATCGAGAAGAAAATGTTCTCGAATACCGAAGAGTTACTGCCGGTTATCTCGTTTAATGCCAAAACATCGACTGACGAGCAGAAAAAACATGACGATTTTGTCGACCGGATGATGGAGAAAGGCTACACCCGCAAGCAGGTTCGCCTGCTGTGTGAATGGTATCTGCGGGTGCGTAAATCATCATAA